The genome window TAAtttcaatattaattttattatttatgtctcATTGGACGATCAGCGTTAGATGTCGCCAACAACATGCTGATATGAGACCATTTTGGGGCACtttcttctttaaaatttaCTCTTTTGTGCGTGTGTTTAATGCTTACTACTTTTTCTACAGTAACATTAACGTAACTATGGTTCAAAAGGTTTAGAACCAAGTTGCATCTCCAATTCTGCCGATTGAATTGAATCGATTGTCACTAAAGCTATACAAATGTATTTTCCTTCTTTGAGGAAAAACTGTGAAACGGTTAAACAGAACTTCAATGTACTACTTTATTTAAAAGAAGAATTATATTTTACACTATTATAAAATTTTGCTTACCGTCCACTAACAATTCCGTTGAAGTTCCTGTCAAAAATATTCACATCCCAATCAGCAACACCTGAAACTCAATCAGATTATAGTttataaatgtatttaaaaatcacacgATCAGTAACGAAAAATCTTAAATCTCATTCCAGATATGAacatttatgtaggtatacatatatacgTAAGAAACTAACCGACGCTTAAAGCAATTTCCGGAAGCTCAACGTTGAAGGTCAGCCTGGAGGTCAAGACGGCGTAATTCATCCTGTTGACGACGATGTTGCTCAAACCTCTGAAGAGGAAACCTCTAAGCGCAGCCTTCAAGTTTAAGATGCTGAAAAAATGGTTGTACAGATCAAGAGTGCGTAACTGCGTGACCTACATCAAATTGTAACTCGAAATTATTATCACGTACAGAATCCCTAAAATATTTAGATCATTCTGCCAAAGAATTATCTGTTAATGAGGTAAAGCAGAGTTGACATAGCACGATATTTTTTTACCCTAAACTCAATTTGGAAGATCTTGTAGTTCCTCCTAGTTCTCAAGAAAAATTAACGAAACTTTTCTTTGTTTGTTCACAGAAAAGTGTCATCTATTGCCCATGAGCACATGAACACTGGTACATTTACCTTAAGTTGGTAAACACACTaacaaaaatacaaatgacAGACATTAAAAAAACTTACGAAGGTACAGGCAGGGCATATTCGATTTCTTTATCGAGCTCAAGAGGGTCTAAGCCAGCATCACGGATGGTCTGAGCCACATTTTCGATCTGCTGGACGATTTGGCCAGTGATCAGCCCATTGTTTCTGGTAACTGGAAATTGATTTTTGTTAGATAACTTAATAATTGGCAGGTTACGAAAAACAGATTATATTGTGACAACGGACTCAAATTTTGCTAAATTATAATTCGCGGAAAGGCAAGGACAAACATATTCCTTATGCCTTAAGTGTAGTACGGTCCTTTCCATTGAAATACTTATGAGGTGTTATTCTGTTCGGAATGGGAAGAGCCAATGGGAATGGGAGAGAGTAGGTGTGTATGTATATTTCACGACACTTCTCTTTTTGAACCGAATATTCGATGATTCCTTTTTTATCACAATAATCTATAATGCTAACgggaaaaaattaaaacttactgAGCGCTGCCTCGAGCTCGGTGAATTGTTGGTTGGGCAAAGCGCTGACGGAAGCCAGCAGGCAAGCAATAGCAAGGATGACGACCTTCATGGTGGCTTATTAACCTTTGTGTGCTGAAACTATTACCAAACTGATTCTTACGAATGAAACTAAGAAAATAACAACACAACATTTTGAATAATTTCGAAAGATTAgaacaacaaaaaaatatttcgtctgctcacaaaatttcacaaGAAGTGCGACCTGTAGAggacatccggacatacaaaatcAAATTGCGTGACTTACGAGTAAACCCCTGATATCGCTTCCGTAAATTATTTAGGAGGCACCCGCTAAGTTCTTAATAGGAGATGAAtattcaagtaggcatattacaatgcgcatatgaacgtcaaataaagctacgccggctctaaccctacgcctcagcctcgagaagatttcagtcccccctcagttgggaggggggtatccactatgggaccggcaagaaactcggcgggcaacttcttttcaaaacattacatcttataactaacatgcattaaataacaagatacaatttaacctgcaaaagtattcatcaaagaatatgaacagactaggtactctatggaaattaatttcaataaattatattattgcttaataatacgtcgttcttcttcagagaaaacatatcaaattgtcacagaagaaaaagataatatgaatctcaatgtcattaaatatgtaatttacctacacaacataaaatataaaatatttgatgtgctttcttatctgaactgtgtcctctatacataatacaattattttaattgctattcgttttttgtagtttctggttcgggccatgcatgtttgtctgtcaaatagtcctcgactctgtaataagcctttaacatcaatgatttttttaagtagttcttaagagctgggaggggtaatctcaaagcagtgtcaggtaacttattataaaaatgaatgcattgcccaacaaatgacttctgtactttacggacacgaaacttctttatggcaagcttatttttgtttctagtgttataattatggatatcagaattcttagtgaaacagtctaaattcttaacaacataaattatactatcataaatgtattgggaagctacagttaagatattaatttctttgaagagttctcttactgattcacgtgttcctaagttgtaaatagaacgaatggctctcttttgtaatacaaagatagtctgtatgtcagctgctttgccccaaaccagaataccgtatgacattacactgtgaaaataactatgatacactaggcgagctgtctcaacattagtcagttgcctgattctcctaacggcgtatgcggctgaacttaatttgcttgctagtttccttatatgaggactccattgtagatttttgtccaatgttaagccaaggaacagtgttgtatctaccatctctaagcattcatcattcaaaagtatttttgtatcgattggtttaacattcggcagagagaatcgaatacatttggttttcttagaattaagaagtaaattgttgacagtaaaccactgcagtacatcagctaacgtgctattaattacattgtaatccgtagattttcggtcaacattaaaaagcagtgatgtatcatcagcaaaaagtactatttcacaaaagtttgttactatacatggcaaatcatttatataaaccaaaaacaggaatggacctaaaattgagccttgtggcactcctaattggacaacagtcccgctagagcgagttttgttaacaactactgtttgtgttctattgctaaggtaagaagacataaagtttagggcatttatagacaaaccatagtgttctaatttcaaaatgagcgttccatgatccacacaatcaaaggcttttgaaagatcacaaaatatgccaattgcatcacaagaattttcccaaatattatatatatgtttaatgagtaccgaagcagcatcggtcgtggaacggccccttgtgaaaccgaactgtttgcttgtaagtaatctatgtctgttgaagtgtcccagtagatcatttaacattagcttctcaaagactttacttagaacaggaagtattgatatgggacggaaattggttatatcactcgaatcacccgatttaaaaagcggtatgactttgctacatttcataagatctggaaaggtgccttgtgaaattgaaatattatatattacggccaagtaaggtgctattatatctatgacatgactaattactttaactgatgttccccataagtcttgcgttttctttaaattgagtgacttgaatgttttaacaatatttacagagtctacttgactaaattcaaatgaattattacatttcttaacattagcacaaagtaatgaatgggcttgagccgcagaagaatgtaaacattttgtggtgttaacggctatgtttgagaaataatcttcgaatgccgaggcaacatcgctgttcgacactatttgttgattatctgatacaatgttgacttgacaatcgcgtgatttacatttaccagcttctttatttatgcttttttttatttatgcttTATCTTATGCTTTAACACTCTTCAATATATGTTTGAACAGACTCTTGAAATATTAGAAGATACTTAACAAATATGCAACTGTATTTTTCACAGCCTGAAAAacttttttcaccacaccaactggtaaaggcttactttgctattcgaaaacagatagcaaaatagcattttatccacaagagtgcaaagtaatttcatacaaattttaacttgatttcttaagctggctggtagaatttacctattaaatgatgattttgaatcataaatattgaatagattgatggatttgatttagtttgatattttatagtcagtattttgttcgtgttggtgtggtgaaaaattttgtgtttcactcggttgcaaagtttgtttaaccttcgtgccttgaaacccccgcaacgctcaagattccactttttgaaccactcgctacgctcgcggttcaatattggtatctttcgcttgctcgggtatcagtattggcacggttaaacaacaactttgcccccttgtaaaacaaataacaattaaCGAACGCTAAGGTTttaaaattgtataattatcacctattattacatacataacACTTGAGACACTACTCACCTGAAGTAGTATATGCCGTTATGAGCTCCATGCTTCAGTATTTATAGAAAAGTTAATCTTTACTAAACAAAAAGAAACAATTAATTAATGCGATTTCCTATATTTTATCCATCCTATCGCGTCTATTTAGATATGACGTTAAGATAATgtccatattattttttaatagctATCACCTATTCTTGTTCTAATAACTTCAAATCTATGCAATCAATGCCTATATCTTCAGATTCAAACCATTATCATGTCAGTAGTAggccttttttagggtttcgtagtcaactaggaacccttatagtttcgccatgtctgtctgtccgtccgtccgtccgtccgtccgtccgcggataatctcagtaaccgtaagcactagaaagctgaaatttggtaccaatatgtatttcaatcacgccgacaaagtgcaaaaataaaaaatggaaaaaaatgtttttttagggtacccccccacatgtaaagtgggggctgatattttttttcattccaaccccaacgtgtgatatattgttggataggtatttaaaaatgaataagggtttactaagatggttttttaataatattagtattttcggaaataatcgctcctaaatgaaaaaaaagtgcgtccccccccctctaacttttgaaccgtatgtttaaaaaatatgaaaaaaatcacaaaagtagaactttataaagactttctaggaaaattgttttgaaattgataggttcagtagttcttgagtaaaatacggaaaactacgga of Leguminivora glycinivorella isolate SPB_JAAS2020 chromosome 5, LegGlyc_1.1, whole genome shotgun sequence contains these proteins:
- the LOC125226676 gene encoding uncharacterized protein LOC125226676, translated to MKVVILAIACLLASVSALPNQQFTELEAALITRNNGLITGQIVQQIENVAQTIRDAGLDPLELDKEIEYALPVPSILNLKAALRGFLFRGLSNIVVNRMNYAVLTSRLTFNVELPEIALSVGVADWDVNIFDRNFNGIVSGRVAVKNIVIAGEVRVSLGVISGISLRSMEVTLNVGNIESNLNVALQGVNYSHHINNYLGVTVPGTLRAYQSDINELITIVATEVVEKNLLTNLN